The following coding sequences lie in one Glycine max cultivar Williams 82 chromosome 19, Glycine_max_v4.0, whole genome shotgun sequence genomic window:
- the LOC100779714 gene encoding probable phospholipid-transporting ATPase 8: MPEGSKRRIRFSKLYSFSCLKYPFRDGHSQIGQKGYSRVVHCNDPDNPEAVQLNYGGNYVSTTKYTAFNFIPKSLFEQFRRVANIYFLVVACVSFSPLAPFTALSIVAPLLVVIGATMAKEAVEDWRRRKQDIEANNRKVQVYGRNYTFVETRWKKLRVGDIIKVYKDEYFPADLLLLSSSYDDGVCYVETMNLDGETNLKLKHALEVSIHLQDEKSLQKFKAVVKCEDPNENLYSFIGTLQYDGKEYPLSLQQILLRDSKLKNTDYIYGVVIFTGHDTKVMQNSTDPPSKRSKIERKMDKIIYILFSTLVLISFIGSVFFGVETKRDISSGRYRRWYLRPDNTTVFYDPRRATLAAVLHFLTALMLYGYLIPISLYVSIELVKVLQSIFINHDQEMYYEETDRPARARTSNLNEELGQVDTILSDKTGTLTCNSMEFVKCSIGGIPYGRGMTEVEKALARRGKDVESEVDGGSSDLLGQSNDFVDSRHPIKGFNFRDERIMNGQWVNEPYTDFIQRFFRVLAICHTAIPDVDKESREISYEAESPDEAAFVIAARELGFEFFARTQTSISLHELNYESGKKVDRVYQLLHVLEFSSSRKRMSVIVRNEENQLLLLCKGADSVMFERLSQHGRQFEAETRDHIKRYSEAGLRTLVITYRELDEEEYKLWDNEFSKIKTTVTEDRDALVDAAADKMERDLILLGATAVEDRLQKGVPECIEKLAQAKIKLWVLTGDKMETAVNIGYACSLLRQDMKQIVITLDSPDILSLEKQGDKEALSKASIESIKKQIREGISQIKSAKESSNTTGFGLIIDGKSLDYSLNKNLERAFFELAINCASVICCRSSPKQKARVTKLVKLGTGKTILSIGDGANDVGMLQEADIGVGISGAEGMQAVMASDFAIAQFRFLERLLLVHGHWCYRRISMMICYFFYKNIAFGFTLFWFEAYASFSGQAAYNDWYMSFYNVFFTSLPVIALGVFDQDVSAKLCLKHPYLYLEGVEDILFSWPRILGWMLNGVLSSLVIFFLTTNSVLNQAFRRDGKVVDFEILGVTMYTCVVWTVNCQMALSINYFTWIQHFFIWGSIAFWYVFVLVYGYLSPAISTTAYRVFVEACAPSGLYWLVTLLVVVCVLLPYFSYRSFQSRFLPMYHDIIQRKQVEGHEVGLSDDELPKQVQDKLLHLRERLKQREL, from the exons ATGCCTGAAGGGAGCAAAAGGAGGATACGTTTCAGCAAATTGTACAGTTTTTCTTGTTTGAAATATCCATTCAGAGATGGTCATTCCCAAATTGGGCAGAAGGGGTACTCAAGGGTTGTCCACTGCAATGATCCAGATAACCCTGAAGCAGTTCAGTTGAATTATGGAGGAAATTATGTTTCAACAACCAAGTATACAGCTTTTAATTTCATCCCCAAGTCTTTGTTTGAGCAGTTCAGGAGGGTTGCAAATATCTACTTTCTTGTTGTTGCGTGTGTTTCATTTAGTCCATTGGCACCTTTTACTGCTCTGAGTATTGTTGCTCCTTTGCTGGTTGTGATTGGAGCTACTATGGCCAAGGAAGCTGTGGAAGATTGGAGGAGGAGAAAACAG GATATAGAGGCAAACAACCGAAAGGTTCAGGTATATGGTAGAAATTATACATTTGTGGAGACTAGATGGAAGAAACTCCGTGTTGGTGATATCATTAAAGTGTATAAGGATGAATACTTTCCTGCTGATCTTCTTCTGCTTTCATCAAGCTATGATGATGGGGTTTGTTATGTCGAGACTATGAATCTTGATGGAGAAACTAATCTAAAATTAAAGCATGCCTTGGAGGTGTCAATTCATCTTCAAGATGAAAAATCTCTCCAAAAGTTTAAGGCTGTGGTTAAATGTGAGGATCCTAATGAAAATCTGTACTCATTTATTGGAACTTTACAATATGATGGTAAAGAATATCCTCTTTCCTTGCAGCAGATCCTGTTAAGAGATTCTAAGCTGAAAAACACTGATTATATCTATGGCGTTGTTATCTTTACTGGCCATGATACAAAAGTCATGCAGAACTCCACTGATCCTCCGTCCAAGAGAAgcaaaattgagagaaaaatggaTAAGATAATCTACATCCTCTTCAGTACCTTGGTTTTGATATCCTTTATTGGTTCTGTCTTTTTTGGTGTTGAGACCAAAAGGGATATTAGTTCTGGCAGGTATAGAAGATGGTATCTTCGTCCAGACAACACAACGGTGTTTTATGATCCTAGAAGGGCAACACTTGCTGCTGTTCTTCATTTTTTGACTGCTCTCATGTTGTATGGATATCTAATTCCAATATCACTTTATGTGTCCATAGAACTTGTGAAAGTTCTGCAGAGTATTTTCATCAACCATGACCAGGAAATGTATTATGAAGAAACAGATAGGCCAGCTCGTGCACGTACATCTAATTTGAATGAAGAACTTGGTCAGGTTGATACAATATTGAGTGATAAAACTGGTACTTTGACATGTAACTCGATGGAGTTTGTCAAATGTTCAATAGGGGGCATTCCGTATGGCCGTGGTATGACAGAAGTGGAGAAGGCACTTGCTAGGAGAGGAAAAGATGTGGAATCTGAAGTTGATGGGGGATCATCTGATTTGTTGGGTCAGAGTAATGACTTTGTGGACTCTCGGCATCCAATTAAGGGCTTTAACTTTAGAGATGAGCGGATAATGAACGGGCAATGGGTTAATGAACCATATACAGACTTCATTCAGAGATTCTTTCGAGTTTTAGCTATTTGTCACACAGCTATTCCAGATGTAGATAAAGAGTCAAGAGAAATTTCCTATGAAGCTGAGTCACCAGATGAAGCGGCTTTTGTCATAGCTGCAAGGGAGCTTGGTTTTGAGTTTTTTGCAAGGACACAAACAAGCATATCATTGCATGAATTGAATTATGAAAGTGGAAAAAAGGTTGACAG AGTGTACCAGCTTCTGCATGTCTTAGAGTTCAGCAGTTCCCGCAAAAGAATGTCAGTGATAGTGAGGAATGAGGAAAATCAATTATTGCTCCTATGCAAGGGTGCTGACAG TGTAATGTTTGAAAGGCTCTCGCAACATGGAAGACAGTTTGAGGCTGAAACCAGGGATCATATCAAAAGATATTCTGAGGCTGGTTTAAGAACCCTTGTAATCACATACCGTGAACTTGATGAAGAAGAATATAAGTTGTGGGACAATGAATTTTCAAAGATCAAAACTACTGTAACAGAAGACCGAGATGCGCTGGTGGATGCAGCTGCTGATAAGATGGAAAGGGATTTGATTCTTCTTGGTGCTACCGCAGTTGAGGATAGACTGCAAAAGGGG GTTCCTGAATGCATTGaaaagctcgcccaggcaaaaATCAAGTTATGGGTATTAACTGGAGACAAGATGGAAACTGCGGTCAACATAGG GTATGCATGTAGTTTACTAAGACAAGACATGAAACAGATAGTGATCACTCTGGATTCACCAGATATCCTATCATTGGAAAAACAAGGGGACAAGGAAGCTCTATCAAAG GCCTCTATTGAAAGCATTAAGAAGCAAATTAGAGAAGGAATCTCGCAAATCAAGTCTGCGAAAGAGAGTTCTAATACAACTGGGTTTGGCTTGATAATTGATGGGAAGTCCTTGGATTATTCTCTTAACAAGAATTTGGAAAGGGCCTTCTTTGAGCTGGCAATTAATTGTGCTTCTGTCATATGTTGCCGATCTTCACCCAAACAAAAAGCTCGT GTTACAAAATTGGTGAAATTGGGAACAGGGAAGACAATATTATCTATCGGCGATGGGGCAAACGATGTTGGCATGCTTCAGGAGGCTGATATTGGAGTTGGCATTAGTGGTGCTGAAGGGATGCAG GCTGTAATGGCAAGTGATTTTGCAATAGCTCAATTCCGGTTTCTGGAGCGTTTGTTGTTGGTACATGGCCACTGGTGTTATCGGCGTATATCAATGATG ATAtgctattttttctataaaaacatTGCATTTGGATTTACCCTATTTTGGTTTGAGGCATATGCTTCTTTCTCTGGTCAAGCTGCTTACAATGATTGGTACATGTCATTTTACAATGTCTTCTTCACTTCACTTCCAGTAATCGCTCTAGGTGTTTTTGATCAGGATGTTTCTGCCAAACTTTGCCTAAAG CATCCCTATCTATATCTAGAGGGAGTAGAGGACATCCTCTTCAGCTGGCCCCGGATTCTTGGCTGGATGTTGAATGGAGTCCTTAGTTCTTTAGTGATCTTCTTCTTGACCACTAATTCTGTCTTGAATCAAGCCTTCCGAAGAGATGGCAAGGTGGTAGATTTTGAAATACTTGGGGTCACAATGTATACATGTGTGGTGTGGACTGTGAATTGCCAAATGGCACTTTCCATCAACTACTTCACCTGGATACAGCATTTTTTTATATGGGGCAGCATTGCATTTTGGTATGTATTTGTGTTGGTTTACGGTTACCTCTCTCCAGCCATATCCACTACAGCTTACAGGGTTTTTGTGGAAGCATGTGCTCCAAGTGGTCTATATTGGCTGGTTACCCTTTTGGTTGTTGTGTGTGTGCTTCTACCCTATTTCTCCTATAGGTCTTTCCAAAGTCGGTTTCTACCAATGTACCATGATATTATACAGAGAAAACAAGTAGAAGGGCATGAAGTTGGCTTATCTGATGATGAGTTACCTAAACAAGTCCAGGACAAACTACTACATCTGAGAGAAAGATTGAAGCAAAGGGAGTTGTGA